A window of Cryptomeria japonica chromosome 3, Sugi_1.0, whole genome shotgun sequence contains these coding sequences:
- the LOC131067781 gene encoding protein LURP-one-related 5-like, which produces MTIQFIKLTDLTTTAVIHQLAFSAALNYQSPFKSSVQNTEVSMFSPVVGEEFCSSSVTVLTVRKKDLVFSRGGFIVTNSCTGQIAFRVDGRDLSSTNKLILMDPLGKPLLTLHHKAFRILHRWYGFHGEACDGQKAIFRVRKSSMFSKNEVAEALVGSTRGKKHSDYKVLGNYSERHCSIYNGVGTLVAEVKRKFAASDVMLSKDVFNVVVKAGIDQAFMMALIVILHQMSREHDSI; this is translated from the exons ATGACGATTCAATTCATCAAGCTGACAGACTTGACCACCACCGCAGTAATTCATCAGCTTGCTTTCTCTGCAGCTCTAAATTACCAGAGCCCTTTTAAAAGCTCTGTGCAGAATACAGAAGTTTCTATGTTTTCTCCTGTTGTGGGTGAAGAGTTTTGCTCCTCCTCAGTCACTGTTCTGACTGTGAGAAAGAAGGATCTTGTTTTCAGTAGAGGGGGATTCATTGTGACCAACTCATGCACTGGTCAGATCGCTTTCAGGGTGGATGGAAGGGATCTCAGTTCAACAAACAAATTGATTCTCATGGACCCTCTGGGAAAGCCTCTCTTAACATTGCACCACAAG GCTTTTAGAATTCTCCATCGTTGGTATGGATTCCATGGAGAGGCATGCGATGGCCAGAAGGCCATTTTCAGGGTGAGAAAATCATCAATGTTTAGTAAAAATGAAGTTGCGGAGGCCCTTGTGGGCTCCACCAGAGGAAAGAAACACTCTGACTATAAAGTTTTGGGGAATTACAGTGAGCGACATTGTAGCATATACAACGGCGTTGGTACTTTAGTTGCAGAG GTGAAGAGGAAATTTGCAGCATCAGATGTAATGTTGTCAAAAGATGTTTTCAATGTTGTAGTGAAAGCTGGCATAGACCAGGCTTTTATGATGGCTTTGATCGTCATTCTCCATCAGATGAGTAGAGAACATGACTCCATCTGa